From Miscanthus floridulus cultivar M001 chromosome 15, ASM1932011v1, whole genome shotgun sequence, the proteins below share one genomic window:
- the LOC136509535 gene encoding probable protein NAP1 isoform X2, producing MAHVSFQSKDVDGGMSRWSEYLSVEEPIPSALATWRNMGVDGPQGSSAGSHKHLQMEPVVQLSKVAEGLLAKMYLLNSILDYPDPNTHTFSDSFWKAGVFPNFPKICITLSKKFPEHPNKLQLERVDKFALDALNENAEGYMHNLEQWILVMGSKQLLRRFCWGKACLGLSRPQSPLMWEPPALALRLILDLSSTVITLLPHQNSLILHAFMDLFCSFVRVNLFSDKMPRKMILQVYNILHVMLKGGRDCEFYHRHHGNDELCPNQWCC from the exons ATGGCCCATGTTTCGTTCCAAAGCAAGGATGTGGACGGCGGTATGTCCCGATGGTCCGAGTATCTAAGTGTTGAAGAACCCATTCCTTCGGCACTGGCAACCTGGAGGAACATGGGTGTTGATGGGCCGCAAGGCTCTTCTGCCGGTAGCCACAAACATCTTCAGATGGAGCCGGTCGTTCAGCTGTCAAAGGTTGCGGAAGGCTTGCTGGCCAAAATGTACCTGCTGAACAGCATCCTGGACTATCCAGATCCAAACACGCACACGTTCTCAGATTCATTTTGGAAAGCTGGTGTCTTTCCAAATTTCCCAAAAATTTGCATCACGCTGTCAAAAAAGTTTCCTGAGCATCCAAACAAGCTGCAGCTGGAAAGG GTAGATAAGTTTGCTCTTGATGCTTTAAACGAGAATGCTGAAGGTTACATGCACAATCTTGAGCAGTGGATCCTG gtcatggGTTCGAAGCAGCTTCTTCGTAGATTTTGCTGGggaaaggcttgcctcggtttatCCCGTCCCCAgagcccactcatgtgggagcctccggcactgg CTTTGCGACTTATTTTGGATTTGAGCAGTACGGTCATAACATTGCTG CCACACCAGAACTCTTTAATTCTTCATGCTTTTATGGATCTGTTTTGTTCATTTGTCCGGGTGAATCTTTTCTCTGACAAG ATGCCAAGAAAGATGATCCTCCAGGTTTACAACATCTTGCACGTAATGCTAAAGGGTGGTCGTGATTGTGAGTTTTATCACCG